From Plasmodium chabaudi chabaudi strain AS genome assembly, chromosome: 12, the proteins below share one genomic window:
- a CDS encoding conserved protein, unknown function (term=annotation;date=20180503;qualifier=removed_product=conserved Plasmodium protein, unknown function;qualifier=added_product=conserved protein, unknown function;curatorName=ucb@sanger.ac.uk;~;query 1-6; ~;query 7-24; ~;query 25-261; ~;query 235-235;GPI_cleavage_site_score=0.1462;~tmhmm; query 1-262), with protein MFLKNVFFVCYIVIFTNYFLLTQIETKKKYILKKYSILNNNKIISRSLRKNKLCFIQKEKNNVLIRRHKYGGTHHKRAFLVFDIIKIFGRLSNKELLGHVISHNNDFIENNKKNCKKNWEILFQNDTINYDILKTFLEKSKFEWPLTVNSGQIKKEGPIDIPVSPIVYIENCRKISDQFKNKNKNTKINLKIINDYVNELPISTDAIQCVFSSFSDLEYLTKENFIQKIHEWAPSDGVLDWYTFVYNLKEEPTDNIKKFFD; from the exons atgtttttaaaaaatgttttttttgtttgttacattgttatatttacaaattaCTTTCTACTAACACAAATTgaaaccaaaaaaaaatatatattaaaaaaatatagcatattaaataataataaaatcatATCCCGTTctttaagaaaaaacaaattgtGCTTCatacaaaaagaaaagaataaTGTATTAATCAGAAGACATAAATATGGGGGGACCCATCACAAACGTGCATTCCTAGTCTTTGACATAATTAag atATTTGGTCGGCTTTCCAACAAAGAGCTTTTAGGACATGTCATTTCACACAACAACGATTTTATAGagaataacaaaaaaaattgcaaaaAGAATTGggaaattttatttcaaaatgatacgataaattatgatatattaaaaacatttttagaaaaaagtaaatttGAATGGCCACTAACTGTCAACTCGggacaaataaaaaaggaaggACCTATAGACATACCAG TTTCCCCAATTGTGTATATTGAGAATTGTAGAAAAATAAGTGATcagtttaaaaataaaaacaaaaacactaaaataaatttaaaaattataaatgacTATGTCAACGAGTTGCCCATATCGACAGACGCGATAC aaTGCGTATTTTCATCCTTTAGTGATTTAGAATATTTgacaaaagaaaattttatcCAAAAAATTCATGAATGGGCCCCATCTGATG
- a CDS encoding 60S ribosomal protein L34, putative (term=annotation;date=20140813;qualifier=removed_product=60S ribosomal protein L34a, putative;qualifier=added_product=60s ribosomal protein l34, putative;qualifier=added_gene_name=rpl34;qualifier=added_literature=pmid:24913268;curatorName=ucb@sanger.ac.uk;~;query 148-148;GPI_cleavage_site_score=0.49879998;~pfam_scan;Pfam:PF01199.14; E()=3.4E-38;score=129.7;query 1-94;description=Ribosomal_L34e;~iprscan;InterPro:IPR008195 : Ribosomal protein L34e;PRINTS:PR01250; score=8.4E-24;query 13-26;description=Ribosomal protein L34Ae;~iprscan;InterPro:IPR008195 : Ribosomal protein L34e;PRINTS:PR01250; score=8.4E-24;query 44-54;description=Ribosomal protein L34Ae;~iprscan;InterPro:IPR008195 : Ribosomal protein L34e;PRINTS:PR01250; score=8.4E-24;query 64-86;description=Ribosomal protein L34Ae;~iprscan;InterPro:IPR008195 : Ribosomal protein L34e;PRINTS:PR01250; score=8.4E-24;query 26-43;description=Ribosomal protein L34Ae;~iprscan;InterPro:IPR008195 : Ribosomal protein L34e;Pfam:PF01199; score=3.8E-38;query 1-94;description=Ribosomal protein L34Ae;~iprscan;InterPro:IPR018065 : Ribosomal protein L34e, conserved site;Prosite:PS01145; score=1.0;query 15-28;description=Ribosomal protein L34e, conserved site) encodes MAQRVHYRKHNHYNTKSNKVRPIRTPGGKLTIHVIKKKAGKPKCADCKNPMQGVKALRPADNQRARKKDRKVSRAYGGSICAKCIKERIMRAFLFEEQKCVRQVLKEKKKQEQKVKKVKKEKKDKKEKADKKDKKKVIAKDAKKKVPSSTKNFKKVGDKKKGGK; translated from the exons atggcaCAAAGAGTACACTATCGTAAACACAATCATTACAATACAAAGTCAAATAAAGTAAGGCCAATTAGAACTCCAGGTGGAAAATTAACTATCcatgttataaaaaaaaaagcaggCAAACCCAAATGTGCTGACTGTAAAAATCCTATGCAAGGg GTAAAGGCCTTAAGACCCGCAGATAACCAAAGAGCCAGAAAAAAAGATAGAAAAGTGTCGAGAGCTTATGGTGGATCAATATGTGCAAAATGTATTAAGGAAAGAATAATGAgagcatttttatttgaggAACAAAAATGTGTTAGACaagttttaaaagaaaagaaaaaacaagaacaaaaagtaaaaaaagttaaaaaggaaaaaaaagacaaaaaggaaaaagcagataaaaaagataagaAAAAAGTTATTGCTAAGGAtgccaaaaaaaaagtccCATCCTCTaccaaaaattttaaaaaagttggagataaaaaaaaaggtggaaaataa
- a CDS encoding protein transport protein USE1, putative (term=annotation;date=20180503;qualifier=removed_product=conserved Plasmodium protein, unknown function;qualifier=added_product=conserved protein, unknown function;curatorName=ucb@sanger.ac.uk;~term=annotation;date=20181018;qualifier=removed_product=conserved protein, unknown function;qualifier=added_product=protein transport protein use1, putative;qualifier=added_gene_name=use1;qualifier=added_literature=pmid:12853481;qualifier=added_GO:0006890;qualifier=added_GO:0005783;curatorName=ucb@sanger.ac.uk;~;query 322-322; ~;query 299-321; ~;query 1-298; ~tmhmm; query 1-323; ~pfam_scan;Pfam:PF09753.5; E()=2.8E-8;score=33.6;query 29-317;description=Use1;~iprscan;InterPro:IPR019150 : Vesicle transport protein, Use1;Pfam:PF09753; score=2.9E-8;query 29-317;description=Vesicle transport protein, Use1): MIEFDELFELLKEVEISCDNFNEENKEKEKIILFLNDLNSYINDISYSLKVKTNKTYKISEIDILKKIISKKERLENVIKNSNKEKKHILFKKINNIDWEDKHDDTSLSSPSLLNETATLEKNVNTSKADINQEKEEKEGDEILLSPKRDTQKKEISDDKQSSILPNSDATNNSNNVNFKKFEEVELIKDNLIKEWGSQIDEYDNLKYEFSYEYKKMEFQKKLDKRKNINTVEDDNIDDELCLLAQEMKENVLAYRQILTEDNKTLEISANKQVNNIDSILDVNKKTKRMGSNQSISFFLSLIIIVVSMLLFMFTFFVIILL, from the coding sequence ATGATTGAGTTTGatgaattatttgaattacTAAAAGAAGTTGAAATAAGTTGTGATAATTTCAATgaggaaaataaagaaaaagaaaaaataattttattcctAAACGATTTAAACTCATACATTAATGATATATCATATTCTTTGAAAgtcaaaacaaataaaacatataaaatatcagAGAtcgatatattaaaaaaaattatttcaaaaaaagagAGACTTGAAAatgtgataaaaaatagtaataaggaaaagaaacatattttatttaaaaaaattaataatattgattGGGAAGATAAGCATGATGATACCTCTTTAAGTAGTCCCTCCCTTCTCAATGAGACTGCCACGTTAGAAAAAAACGTAAACACAAGTAAAGCAGATATAAACCAAGAGAAAGAAGAGAAAGAAGGGGACGAAATTTTACTTTCACCAAAGCGAGACACACagaaaaaggaaatttCCGATGACAAACAAAGTAGCATATTACCCAATAGTGATGCaacaaataatagtaacaatgtaaattttaaaaaatttgaagaaGTGGAATTAATTAAAGATAATCTCATAAAAGAATGGGGAAGTCAAATTGATgaatatgataatttaaaatatgaattttcatatgaatataaaaaaatggaatttcaaaaaaagctagataaaagaaaaaatataaatacagtTGAAGATGATAATATTGATGATGAATTATGTTTGCTTGCTCAAGAAATGAAAGAAAATGTTTTAGCTTATAGACAAATTTTGACTGAggataataaaacattagAGATATCTGCAAACAAACaagtaaataatatagactCAATTCTtgatgtaaataaaaaaacaaaaagaatGGGAAGCAATCAAagtatttcttttttcttatcTTTAATCATAATTGTTGTTTCAATGTTACTTTTTAtgtttacattttttgtgaTAATCCTTCTATAG
- a CDS encoding 50S ribosomal protein L1, mitochondrial, putative (term=annotation;date=20160707;qualifier=added_GO:0005762;qualifier=added_GO:0003735;curatorName=ucb@sanger.ac.uk;~;query 335-335;GPI_cleavage_site_score=0.172;~pfam_scan;Pfam:PF00687.17; E()=5.8E-13;score=48.8;query 106-295;description=Ribosomal_L1;~iprscan;InterPro:IPR023674 : Ribosomal protein L1-like;Superfamily:SSF56808; score=5.89E-30;query 89-289;description=Ribosomal protein L1-like;~iprscan;InterPro:IPR028364 : Ribosomal protein L1/ribosomal biogenesis protein;Pfam:PF00687; score=1.4E-13;query 109-293;description=Ribosomal protein L1/ribosomal biogenesis protein), translating to MRRNAFFCKNLFSYTQINVTRKCAKDIFFVEKRGRKYIPFYDEKKEKKKNINTGENVNNENKNEEEGKNKQKENYSIFWQNLMPPISPMKGLKLLLSFDTQLGQIDVNKEKPIDFNLIIKIDIKRESLRGMCNLTHSVDKKKKILVLIEEDNENLKKYGANYVGLDYINKIKNGWLDFDICITNFKNINKILPIAKILGPKKLMPNVKSNTLVDNLKETIIKIKSGNSIEYRSEQIDTNTFELYKNIYNFNKIDKNSLAHINVKIASTDMPFLHILDNIKSFVSEIVKNNIHSSHTDKENKSTFVWPPITKKINKPNKYYTQTSNILTNNSEDSSDSFILGGYLTLPGLPKFFLKPNLLYTHSDGYVN from the coding sequence ATGAGGAgaaatgcatttttttgtaaaaactTATTTAGCTATACCCAAATAAATGTAACTAGAAAATGTGCAAaagacatattttttgttgaaAAGAGGGGAAGGAAATATATACCATtttatgatgaaaaaaaagaaaaaaaaaaaaatataaatacaggagaaaatgttaataatgaaaataaaaatgaagaagagggaaaaaataagcaaaaaGAAAACTATTCAATATTTTGGCAAAATTTAATGCCACCTATATCACCAATGAAAGGTTTAAAGCTACTACTTAGCTTTGACACACAGCTTGGACAAATAGACgttaataaagaaaaaccaattgattttaatttaataataaaaatagatataaaaaGGGAATCCCTAAGAGGAATGTGTAATTTAACACATAGtgttgataaaaaaaaaaaaattttagtaTTAATTGAAGAAGATAATgaaaacttaaaaaaatatggagcCAATTATGTGGGCTTagattatattaataaaataaaaaatggatggctagattttgatatatgtataacaaattttaaaaatataaataaaatattaccAATAGCTAAAATATTAGGGcctaaaaaattaatgccTAATGTTAAATCAAATACTCTTGTagataatttaaaagaaacaattataaaaataaaaagtggAAACAGTATTGAATATCGTAGTGAACAAATTGATACTAACAcatttgaattatataaaaatatttacaacttcaataaaattgataaaaattcacTAGCTCATATTAATGTTAAAATAGCTTCAACCGATATGCCATTCCTACATATActtgataatattaaatcgTTTGTTTCAGAAATtgtcaaaaataatatacattctTCACACActgataaagaaaataaatcgACATTTGTTTGGCCAcctattacaaaaaaaataaataaacctaataaatattatacacaAACAAGTAATATCCTTACCAATAATTCCGAAGATAGTTCCGACTCGTTTATACTTGGCGGATACTTAACTCTTCCTGGTCTtccaaaattttttttgaaaccCAATCTGCTTTACACTCATTCAGACGGCTACGTCAATTAG
- a CDS encoding cell division cycle ATPase, putative (query 1074-1074;GPI_cleavage_site_score=0.156;~;query 1-19; ~;query 20-39; ~;query 40-1105; ~tmhmm; query 1-1106; ~pfam_scan;Pfam:PF00004.25; E()=7.9E-48;score=162.1;query 499-628;description=AAA;~pfam_scan;Pfam:PF00004.25; E()=1.2E-46;score=158.2;query 846-976;description=AAA;~pfam_scan;Pfam:PF02359.14; E()=4.0E-6;score=26.8;query 283-356;description=CDC48_N;~iprscan;InterPro:IPR003593 : AAA+ ATPase, core;SMART:SM00382; score=2.8E-24;query 842-979;description=AAA+ ATPase domain;~iprscan;InterPro:IPR003593 : AAA+ ATPase, core;SMART:SM00382; score=3.4E-22;query 495-631;description=AAA+ ATPase domain;~iprscan;InterPro:IPR003960 : AAA ATPase, subdomain;Prosite:PS00674; score=1.0;query 947-965;description=ATPase, AAA-type, conserved site;~iprscan;InterPro:IPR003960 : AAA ATPase, subdomain;Prosite:PS00674; score=1.0;query 599-617;description=ATPase, AAA-type, conserved site;~iprscan;InterPro:IPR003338 : AAA ATPase VAT, N-terminal;Pfam:PF02359; score=4.5E-6;query 283-356;description=CDC48, N-terminal subdomain;~iprscan;InterPro:IPR003338 : AAA ATPase VAT, N-terminal;SMART:SM01073; score=1.6E-6;query 276-360;description=CDC48, N-terminal subdomain;~iprscan;InterPro:IPR003959 : AAA ATPase, core;Pfam:PF00004; score=7.2E-48;query 499-628;description=ATPase, AAA-type, core;~iprscan;InterPro:IPR003959 : AAA ATPase, core;Pfam:PF00004; score=2.1E-46;query 846-976;description=ATPase, AAA-type, core;~iprscan;InterPro:IPR029067 : CDC48 domain 2-like;Superfamily:SSF54585; score=2.68E-18;query 359-457;description=CDC48 domain 2-like superfamily;~iprscan;InterPro:IPR009010 : Aspartate decarboxylase-like fold;Superfamily:SSF50692; score=1.13E-16;query 272-357;description=Aspartate decarboxylase-like domain superfamily;~iprscan;InterPro:IPR027417 : P-loop containing nucleoside triphosphate hydrolase;Superfamily:SSF52540; score=5.08E-64;query 458-696;description=P-loop containing nucleoside triphosphate hydrolase;~iprscan;InterPro:IPR027417 : P-loop containing nucleoside triphosphate hydrolase;Superfamily:SSF52540; score=6.69E-70;query 804-1097;description=P-loop containing nucleoside triphosphate hydrolase): MKGKKMCYSLFFFKEHIKRYIIVIFVFFMITCTNQIKLTQHGNIITAKNCNGNGNTNLFWGNNGARNIFGRTTKRRNPFASIGAIVNEKISNKNKKKQNEMFGKFAVVGTPNETTKKYNDIEHDAKERDTTSSDFQLNCDKPKFIKEENVNYENKTDKFIKTLPKEVNLIDEEQAHDSIFSNDKIDEVISKKDNTSKSIINSIFQNIWGSNNSSKSQDYNKGNDNGGDGDNNKNEPNERDDRGRKNERDEKGISYEEPDETNFLLKALNSGKFPNYCLVENIDENADNFDIYMSKEKMKELNINDGYTILLKGKKKKEMVGIAREDDRLNKYSVTISFSMKRNLRLMHNDIIKIYPLSNIKNIKNVIVSPFSDTVNNITKEEIEKEILNTYLKNSYKPLSVDSTIYINYKNKRIELKVLKIITQDGQSEKHGCLTNTSRLTLSETFLNREDYEENTDDINYEDLGGMKKQLNKIRELIELPLKYPEIFMSIGISAPKGVLMHGIPGTGKTSIAKAIANESNAYCYIINGPEIMSKHIGESEQKLRKIFKKASEKTPCIIFIDEIDSIANKRNKSSNELEKRVVSQLLTLMDGLKKNNNVLVLAATNRPNSLDPALRRFGRFDREIEIPVPDEQGRYEILLTKTKKMKLDPDVNLRKIAKECHGYVGADLAQLCFEAAIQCIKEHIHFLDLEEEDFIEFMKLSVDGNTGENSDNNKSEHAGESSNFEGGVKGLKNVFRLGNQTRTEQASQNNKATMKKSGDKFDQKTKRIPSYILNKLTIKAKHFQHALNICNPSSLRERQVQIPTVTWDDIGGMQYVKEQLKETILYPLEYKHLYNKFNSNYNKGILLYGPPGCGKTLLAKAIANECNANFISVKGPELLTMWFGESEANVRDLFDKARAASPCIIFFDEIDSLAKERNSNNNNDASDRVINQILTEIDGINEKKTIFIIAATNRPDILDKALTRPGRLDKLIYISLPDFKSRCSIFKAILKNTPLNKDVDINEMAKRTEGFSGADITNLCQSAVNEAIKETIHLINLKKGKSNKHDKKRKSKGGQNHLENYDPVPTLSKKHFDVAFKNARISIQPEDVLKYEKFKEKLSLKSNS; encoded by the coding sequence AtgaaaggaaaaaaaatgtgttattctttatttttttttaaagaacatataaaacgatatattatagtaatatttgttttttttatgataacATGTACAAATCAAATTAAACTTACACAACatggaaatataataacagcaaaaaattgtaatggAAATGGgaatacaaatttattttgggGGAATAATGGAGCTAGGAATATATTTGGTCGAACTACCAAACGTCGAAATCCATTTGCTTCCATCGGGGCAATagttaatgaaaaaatatctaacaaaaataaaaaaaaacaaaacgaAATGTTTGGAAAATTTGCAGTTGTAGGGACACCCAATGAAACCACCAAAAAGTATAATGACATTGAACATGACGCCAAAGAAAGGGATACAACAAGTAGTGATTTTCAACTAAATTGTGACAAgccaaaatttattaaagaagaaaatgtaaattatgaaaataaaactgataaatttataaaaacgtTACCAAAGGAAGTAAATCTTATTGATGAAGAACAGGCACACGattcaattttttcaaatgataaaattgatGAGGtcatttcaaaaaaagataaCACTTCCAAAAGCATTATAAATagcatttttcaaaatatatgggGAAGTAATAATAGTTCAAAATCCCAGGACTACAACAAGGGAAATGACAATGGTGGGGATGGAGATAATAACAAGAATGAGCCAAATGAACGTGACGATAGAGGTAGAAAAAACGAACGTGATGAGAAAGGGATAAGCTATGAAGAACCCGATGAAAcaaattttcttttgaaAGCTTTAAATTCTGGAAAATTTCCAAACTATTGTCTTGTTGAAAATATCGATGAAAATGCAgataattttgatatatatatgagtaaagaaaaaatgaaagaattaaatattaatgatgggtatacaattttattaaaaggaaaaaaaaaaaaagaaatggtAGGTATAGCTAGAGAAGATGATcgattaaataaatattcagtAACCATATCATTTTCCATGAAACGAAATTTAAGATTAATGcataatgatataataaaaatatatccactatcaaatataaaaaatatcaaaaatgtaataGTAAGCCCTTTTAGTGATACcgtaaataatataacaaaggaagaaattgaaaaagaaatactaaatacttatttaaaaaatagttataaaCCATTAAGTGTTGATagtactatatatattaattataaaaataaaagaatagAATTAAaggtattaaaaataataacccAAGATGGTCAAAGTGAGAAACATGGTTGTTTAACTAATACATCTCGATTAACTTTATCTGAAACCTTTTTAAATAGGGAAGATTATGAAGAGAATACagatgatataaattacGAAGATTTAGGAGGTATGAAAAAAcagttaaataaaattagagAGCTTATTGAGTTACCTTTAAAATATCCTGAAATATTCATGAGTATTGGAATATCAGCACCGAAAGGTGTATTGATGCATGGAATACCAGGAACAGGAAAAACATCTATTGCTAAAGCAATTGCAAATGAAAGTAATGCatattgttatattattaatggGCCTGAAATAATGTCTAAGCATATAGGAGAATCAGaacaaaaattaagaaaaatttttaaaaaagctAGCGAAAAAACTCcatgtattatatttattgatgAAATTGATTCAATTgctaataaaagaaataaaagtagcaatgaattagaaaaaagaGTAGTCTCCCAATTATTAACATTAATGGATggacttaaaaaaaataataatgttcTTGTACTTGCTGCAACAAATAGACCAAACTCTTTAGATCCTGCATTGAGAAGATTTGGAAGATTTGATAGAGAAATAGAAATTCCAGTACCAGATGAACAAGGTCgatatgaaatattattaactaaaactaaaaaaatgaaattagaTCCAGATGTTAATTTGAGAAAAATTGCAAAGGAATGTCATGGATATGTCGGGGCAGATCTTGCTCAACTTTGTTTTGAAGCCGCTATACAGTGCATAAAGGAACATATCCATTTTCTCGACCTTGAAGAAGAAGATTTTATCGAATTTATGAAACTTAGTGTCGATGGTAATACTGGTGAAAATAGTGACAACAATAAGTCTGAACATGCAGGTGAAAGTTCTAATTTTGAAGGGGGTGTAAAAGGtctaaaaaatgtttttcgATTAGGAAATCAAACTCGTACTGAACAAGCTAGCCAAAATAACAAAGCAACTATGAAAAAGTCAGGTGATAAATTTGatcaaaaaacaaaaagaatACCTTCctatatattaaacaaattaacaataaaagcaaaacattttcaacatgcccttaatatatgtaatccAAGTTCATTAAGAGAAAGACAAGTTCAAATTCCAACAGTAACTTGGGATGATATTGGAGGAATGCAATATGTAAAGGaacaattaaaagaaacaatattatatccattagaatataaacatttatataataaatttaattcaaattataataaaggtattttattatatggtCCTCCAGGATGTGGTAAAACATTATTAGCAAAAGCTATTGCTAATGAATGTAatgcaaattttatttctgtAAAGGGTCCTGAATTATTAACAATGTGGTTTGGTGAGTCAGAAGCAAATGTAAGagatttatttgataaagCTCGAGCTGCATCTccttgtattattttttttgatgaaATTGATTCTTTAGCAAAGGAAagaaatagtaataataataatgatgctAGTGATCGAGTTATAAATCAAATATTAACTGAAATTGATGgtattaatgaaaaaaaaacaatttttattattgcgGCTACAAATCGACCCGATATATTAGATAAAGCACTAACAAGACCAGGTCGTTtagataaattaatttatatatctttaCCCGATTTTAAAAGTAGGTGCAGTATATTTAAAgctatattaaaaaatacaccTCTCAATAAAGATGttgatataaatgaaatggCAAAAAGAACAGAAGGTTTTTCAGGTGCCGATATTACAAACTTATGTCAAAGTGCAGTTAATGAAGCAATTAAAGAAACAatacatttaataaatttaaaaaaaggaaaatccAATAAACatgacaaaaaaagaaaatctAAAGGAGGACAAAATCatttagaaaattatgatcCTGTTCCAACTCTCtcaaaaaaacattttgatgttgcatttaaaaatgcacGAATTTCAATACAACCAGAAGATGTTcttaaatatgaaaagtTTAAAGAAAAGCTTTCTTTGAAGTCGAATAGCTAA